One Cottoperca gobio chromosome 23, fCotGob3.1, whole genome shotgun sequence genomic region harbors:
- the braf gene encoding serine/threonine-protein kinase B-raf isoform X3: MAALSSAESPPPVFNGDTAEREPGREQGLEELGAGLDSSCTSGIPGGPQDEEIWNIKQMIKLTQEHLEALLDKFGGEHNPPSIYLEAYEEYTSKLDALQQREQQLLEAMGNGTDFSSSPNPMPALLEVKMVGCGVTGGAQAYPSAPNTLAVLQTPTDASRANPRSPQKPIVRVFLPNKQRTVVPARCGMTVRDSLKKALMMRGLIPECCAVYRIQDGEKKPIGWDTDISWLTGEELHVEVLENVPLTTHNFVRKTFFTLAFCDFCRKLLFQGFRCQTCGYKFHQRCSTEVPLMCVNYDQLDLLLVSKFFEHHPFTQEDVSSEGTTPVSEACPSLPPSDSTGSICHSTVSPSKSIPIPPSFRPNEEDHRNQFGQRDRSSSAPNVHINTIEPVNIDDLIRDQGLPRSDGGSAAGLSATPPASLPGSLTNVKVPQKSPCQQRERKSSSSSEDRNKMKTLGRRDSSDDWEIPEGQITLGQRIGSGSFGTVFKGKWHGDVAVKMLNVTAPTPQQLQAFKNEVGVLRKTRHVNILLFMGYTTKPQLAIVTQWCEGSSLYHHLHIIETKFEMIKLIDIARQTAQGMDYLHAKSIIHRDLKSNNIFLHEDLTVKIGDFGLATVKSRWSGSHQFEQLSGSILWMAPEVIRLQDKNPYSFQSDVYAFGIVLYELMSGALPYSNINNRDQIIFMVGRGYLSPDLSKVRSNCPKAMKRLMADCLKKKREERPLFPQILASIELLARSLPKIHRSASEPSLNRAGFQTEDFSLYACASPKTPIQAVGYGEFSAFK; this comes from the exons ATGGCGGCGTTGAGCAGCGCCGAGTCTCCACCGCCCGTCTTTAACGGAGACACCGCGGAGCGGGAGCCGGGCAGGGAGCAGGGCCTGGAGGAGCTGGGTGCTGGGCTGGACTCCTCCTGCACGTCGGGGATCCCCGGAGGTCCGCAGGATGAGGAG ATCTGGAATATCAAACAGATGATAAAGTTGACACAAGAACACTTAGAGGCCCTTCTGGACAAGTTTGGAGGAGAACACAATCCTCCTTCCATATATCTCGAG GCCTATGAGGAGTACACAAGTAAACTGGATGCCCTGCAGCAGAgggagcagcagctgctggaggcCATGGGCAACGGCACAGACTTCTCCAGCTCTCCTAATCCCATGCCAGCCCTTCTGGAGGTCAAGATGGTAGGCTGTGGGGTTACAGGGGGGGCTCAAGCCTATCCCTCAGCCCCCAACACCTTGGCTGTGCTGCAGACCCCCACCGACGCCAGCCGAGCCAACCCCCGCTCCCCCCAGAAGCCCATCGTCAGGGTCTTCCTGCCCAACAAACAGAGAACAGTG GTCCCGGCCCGCTGTGGGATGACTGTGAGAGACTCGCTGAAGAAAGCTCTGATGATGCGAGGCCTCATTCCAGAGTGCTGTGCGGTCTACAGAATACAGGACGG aGAGAAGAAGCCGATTGGCTGGGACACAGACATCTCCTGGCTGACAGGGGAGGAGTTACATGTAGAAGTGTTGGAGAATGTGCCGCTCACCACACACAACTTT GTCAGGAAGACCTTCTTCACGCTGGCCTTCTGTGACTTCTGTAGAAAGCTGCTGTTCCAGGGTTTCCGCTGTCAGACCTGTGGCTACAAGTTCCACCAGCGCTGCAGCACTGAGGTTCCCCTCATGTGTGTCAACTACGACCAACTAGA CTTGTTGCTAGTGTCCAAGTTCTTCGAGCATCACCCGTTTACCCAGGAGGATGTCTCCTCAGAGGGCACCACCCCTGTGTCTGAGGCCTGTCCATCACTCCCCCCATCGGACTCCACCGG GTCTATATGCCACTCCACTGTGTCCCCGTCTAAGTCTATACCCATCCCTCCCAGTTTCCGGCCCAACGAGGAGGACCACCGCAACCAGTTTGGCCAGCGGGACCGTTCGTCCTCCGCCCCGAACGTCCATATCAATACCATCGAGCCTGTCAACATCGAT GACCTGATTCGAGATCAGGGCTTGCCAAGGTCAGATGGAG GCTCCGCCGCAGGGCTGTCGGCCACACCTCCCGCCTCTTTACCTGGCTCTCTGACCAATGTCAAGGTTCCACAGAAGTCACCATGCCAACAGAGGGAGCGCAAGTCGTCGTCCTCGTCCGAGGACCGCAATAAGATG AAAACCCTGGGGAGAAGGGACTCCAGCGACGACTGGGAAATCCCCGAGGGTCAGATCACTCTGGGTCAGAGGATAGGCTCTGGATCCTTCGGAACTGTCTTCAAGGGAAAGTGGCATG GTGACGTGGCAGTGAAGATGTTGAACGTCACCGCACCCACACCACAACAGCTTCAGGCCTTCAAGAATGAAGTGGGAGTCCTCAG gaAAACGCGTCATGTGAACATCCTGCTGTTCATGGGCTACACCACCAAGCCTCAGCTGGCCATCGTGACCCAGTGGTGTGAAGGCTCCAGCCTGTACCACCACCTGCACATCATCGAGACCAAGTTTGAGATGATCAAGCTAATCGACATCGCCCGGCAGACCGCTCAGGGCATGGA TTATCTGCACGCCAAATCAATCATCCACAGAGATCTGAAGAGCAACA ATATTTTCCTCCACGAGGATCTGACGGTGAAGATTGGTGACTTTGGTCTGGCTACGGTCAAGTCCCGCTGGAGTGGCTCCCACCAGTTTGAACAGCTGTCTGGCTCCATACTCTGGATG GCTCCAGAGGTGATCCGGCTGCAGGACAAGAACCCCTACAGCTTCCAGTCAGATGTCTACGCCTTCGGCATCGTGCTGTACGAGCTCATGTCAGGAGCACTGCCCTACTCCAACATCAACAACAGAGACCAG ATCATATTTATGGTAGGTCGAGGTTACCTGTCTCCTGACCTCAGCAAGGTGCGCAGCAACTGTCCAAAGGCCATGAAGAGACTTATGGCCGACTgcctgaagaagaagagagaggagcgacCTCTCTTCCCTCAG ATCTTGGCGTCCATCGAGCTGCTGGCTCGTTCATTACCCAAAATCCACCGCAGCGCCTCAGAGCCTTCGCTAAACCGAGCCGGCTTTCAGACGGAGGACTTCAGCTTGTATGCCTGCGCCTCACCCAAAACCCCCATCCAGGCCGTTGGCTATG GGGAGTTTTCGGCATTTAAGTAA
- the braf gene encoding serine/threonine-protein kinase B-raf isoform X2, translating to MAALSSAESPPPVFNGDTAEREPGREQGLEELGAGLDSSCTSGIPGGPQDEEIWNIKQMIKLTQEHLEALLDKFGGEHNPPSIYLEAYEEYTSKLDALQQREQQLLEAMGNGTDFSSSPNPMPALLEVKMVGCGVTGGAQAYPSAPNTLAVLQTPTDASRANPRSPQKPIVRVFLPNKQRTVVPARCGMTVRDSLKKALMMRGLIPECCAVYRIQDGEKKPIGWDTDISWLTGEELHVEVLENVPLTTHNFVRKTFFTLAFCDFCRKLLFQGFRCQTCGYKFHQRCSTEVPLMCVNYDQLDLLLVSKFFEHHPFTQEDVSSEGTTPVSEACPSLPPSDSTGFRPNEEDHRNQFGQRDRSSSAPNVHINTIEPVNIDDLIRDQGLPRSDGAPPTHPARCLRKHRTRTSSPLLYSYPNDIVFDFEPEPVFRGSAAGLSATPPASLPGSLTNVKVPQKSPCQQRERKSSSSSEDRNKMKTLGRRDSSDDWEIPEGQITLGQRIGSGSFGTVFKGKWHGDVAVKMLNVTAPTPQQLQAFKNEVGVLRKTRHVNILLFMGYTTKPQLAIVTQWCEGSSLYHHLHIIETKFEMIKLIDIARQTAQGMDYLHAKSIIHRDLKSNNIFLHEDLTVKIGDFGLATVKSRWSGSHQFEQLSGSILWMAPEVIRLQDKNPYSFQSDVYAFGIVLYELMSGALPYSNINNRDQIIFMVGRGYLSPDLSKVRSNCPKAMKRLMADCLKKKREERPLFPQILASIELLARSLPKIHRSASEPSLNRAGFQTEDFSLYACASPKTPIQAVGYGEFSAFK from the exons ATGGCGGCGTTGAGCAGCGCCGAGTCTCCACCGCCCGTCTTTAACGGAGACACCGCGGAGCGGGAGCCGGGCAGGGAGCAGGGCCTGGAGGAGCTGGGTGCTGGGCTGGACTCCTCCTGCACGTCGGGGATCCCCGGAGGTCCGCAGGATGAGGAG ATCTGGAATATCAAACAGATGATAAAGTTGACACAAGAACACTTAGAGGCCCTTCTGGACAAGTTTGGAGGAGAACACAATCCTCCTTCCATATATCTCGAG GCCTATGAGGAGTACACAAGTAAACTGGATGCCCTGCAGCAGAgggagcagcagctgctggaggcCATGGGCAACGGCACAGACTTCTCCAGCTCTCCTAATCCCATGCCAGCCCTTCTGGAGGTCAAGATGGTAGGCTGTGGGGTTACAGGGGGGGCTCAAGCCTATCCCTCAGCCCCCAACACCTTGGCTGTGCTGCAGACCCCCACCGACGCCAGCCGAGCCAACCCCCGCTCCCCCCAGAAGCCCATCGTCAGGGTCTTCCTGCCCAACAAACAGAGAACAGTG GTCCCGGCCCGCTGTGGGATGACTGTGAGAGACTCGCTGAAGAAAGCTCTGATGATGCGAGGCCTCATTCCAGAGTGCTGTGCGGTCTACAGAATACAGGACGG aGAGAAGAAGCCGATTGGCTGGGACACAGACATCTCCTGGCTGACAGGGGAGGAGTTACATGTAGAAGTGTTGGAGAATGTGCCGCTCACCACACACAACTTT GTCAGGAAGACCTTCTTCACGCTGGCCTTCTGTGACTTCTGTAGAAAGCTGCTGTTCCAGGGTTTCCGCTGTCAGACCTGTGGCTACAAGTTCCACCAGCGCTGCAGCACTGAGGTTCCCCTCATGTGTGTCAACTACGACCAACTAGA CTTGTTGCTAGTGTCCAAGTTCTTCGAGCATCACCCGTTTACCCAGGAGGATGTCTCCTCAGAGGGCACCACCCCTGTGTCTGAGGCCTGTCCATCACTCCCCCCATCGGACTCCACCGG TTTCCGGCCCAACGAGGAGGACCACCGCAACCAGTTTGGCCAGCGGGACCGTTCGTCCTCCGCCCCGAACGTCCATATCAATACCATCGAGCCTGTCAACATCGAT GACCTGATTCGAGATCAGGGCTTGCCAAGGTCAGATGGAG CCCCCCCGACCCACCCCGCCCGCTGCTTGAGGAAGCACCGAACACGGACCTCAAGCCCCCTCCTATACTCCTACCCCAATGACATAGTGTTTGATTTTGAGCCCGAGCCTGTTTTCCGAG GCTCCGCCGCAGGGCTGTCGGCCACACCTCCCGCCTCTTTACCTGGCTCTCTGACCAATGTCAAGGTTCCACAGAAGTCACCATGCCAACAGAGGGAGCGCAAGTCGTCGTCCTCGTCCGAGGACCGCAATAAGATG AAAACCCTGGGGAGAAGGGACTCCAGCGACGACTGGGAAATCCCCGAGGGTCAGATCACTCTGGGTCAGAGGATAGGCTCTGGATCCTTCGGAACTGTCTTCAAGGGAAAGTGGCATG GTGACGTGGCAGTGAAGATGTTGAACGTCACCGCACCCACACCACAACAGCTTCAGGCCTTCAAGAATGAAGTGGGAGTCCTCAG gaAAACGCGTCATGTGAACATCCTGCTGTTCATGGGCTACACCACCAAGCCTCAGCTGGCCATCGTGACCCAGTGGTGTGAAGGCTCCAGCCTGTACCACCACCTGCACATCATCGAGACCAAGTTTGAGATGATCAAGCTAATCGACATCGCCCGGCAGACCGCTCAGGGCATGGA TTATCTGCACGCCAAATCAATCATCCACAGAGATCTGAAGAGCAACA ATATTTTCCTCCACGAGGATCTGACGGTGAAGATTGGTGACTTTGGTCTGGCTACGGTCAAGTCCCGCTGGAGTGGCTCCCACCAGTTTGAACAGCTGTCTGGCTCCATACTCTGGATG GCTCCAGAGGTGATCCGGCTGCAGGACAAGAACCCCTACAGCTTCCAGTCAGATGTCTACGCCTTCGGCATCGTGCTGTACGAGCTCATGTCAGGAGCACTGCCCTACTCCAACATCAACAACAGAGACCAG ATCATATTTATGGTAGGTCGAGGTTACCTGTCTCCTGACCTCAGCAAGGTGCGCAGCAACTGTCCAAAGGCCATGAAGAGACTTATGGCCGACTgcctgaagaagaagagagaggagcgacCTCTCTTCCCTCAG ATCTTGGCGTCCATCGAGCTGCTGGCTCGTTCATTACCCAAAATCCACCGCAGCGCCTCAGAGCCTTCGCTAAACCGAGCCGGCTTTCAGACGGAGGACTTCAGCTTGTATGCCTGCGCCTCACCCAAAACCCCCATCCAGGCCGTTGGCTATG GGGAGTTTTCGGCATTTAAGTAA
- the braf gene encoding serine/threonine-protein kinase B-raf isoform X1 has translation MAALSSAESPPPVFNGDTAEREPGREQGLEELGAGLDSSCTSGIPGGPQDEEIWNIKQMIKLTQEHLEALLDKFGGEHNPPSIYLEAYEEYTSKLDALQQREQQLLEAMGNGTDFSSSPNPMPALLEVKMVGCGVTGGAQAYPSAPNTLAVLQTPTDASRANPRSPQKPIVRVFLPNKQRTVVPARCGMTVRDSLKKALMMRGLIPECCAVYRIQDGEKKPIGWDTDISWLTGEELHVEVLENVPLTTHNFVRKTFFTLAFCDFCRKLLFQGFRCQTCGYKFHQRCSTEVPLMCVNYDQLDLLLVSKFFEHHPFTQEDVSSEGTTPVSEACPSLPPSDSTGSICHSTVSPSKSIPIPPSFRPNEEDHRNQFGQRDRSSSAPNVHINTIEPVNIDDLIRDQGLPRSDGAPPTHPARCLRKHRTRTSSPLLYSYPNDIVFDFEPEPVFRGSAAGLSATPPASLPGSLTNVKVPQKSPCQQRERKSSSSSEDRNKMKTLGRRDSSDDWEIPEGQITLGQRIGSGSFGTVFKGKWHGDVAVKMLNVTAPTPQQLQAFKNEVGVLRKTRHVNILLFMGYTTKPQLAIVTQWCEGSSLYHHLHIIETKFEMIKLIDIARQTAQGMDYLHAKSIIHRDLKSNNIFLHEDLTVKIGDFGLATVKSRWSGSHQFEQLSGSILWMAPEVIRLQDKNPYSFQSDVYAFGIVLYELMSGALPYSNINNRDQIIFMVGRGYLSPDLSKVRSNCPKAMKRLMADCLKKKREERPLFPQILASIELLARSLPKIHRSASEPSLNRAGFQTEDFSLYACASPKTPIQAVGYGEFSAFK, from the exons ATGGCGGCGTTGAGCAGCGCCGAGTCTCCACCGCCCGTCTTTAACGGAGACACCGCGGAGCGGGAGCCGGGCAGGGAGCAGGGCCTGGAGGAGCTGGGTGCTGGGCTGGACTCCTCCTGCACGTCGGGGATCCCCGGAGGTCCGCAGGATGAGGAG ATCTGGAATATCAAACAGATGATAAAGTTGACACAAGAACACTTAGAGGCCCTTCTGGACAAGTTTGGAGGAGAACACAATCCTCCTTCCATATATCTCGAG GCCTATGAGGAGTACACAAGTAAACTGGATGCCCTGCAGCAGAgggagcagcagctgctggaggcCATGGGCAACGGCACAGACTTCTCCAGCTCTCCTAATCCCATGCCAGCCCTTCTGGAGGTCAAGATGGTAGGCTGTGGGGTTACAGGGGGGGCTCAAGCCTATCCCTCAGCCCCCAACACCTTGGCTGTGCTGCAGACCCCCACCGACGCCAGCCGAGCCAACCCCCGCTCCCCCCAGAAGCCCATCGTCAGGGTCTTCCTGCCCAACAAACAGAGAACAGTG GTCCCGGCCCGCTGTGGGATGACTGTGAGAGACTCGCTGAAGAAAGCTCTGATGATGCGAGGCCTCATTCCAGAGTGCTGTGCGGTCTACAGAATACAGGACGG aGAGAAGAAGCCGATTGGCTGGGACACAGACATCTCCTGGCTGACAGGGGAGGAGTTACATGTAGAAGTGTTGGAGAATGTGCCGCTCACCACACACAACTTT GTCAGGAAGACCTTCTTCACGCTGGCCTTCTGTGACTTCTGTAGAAAGCTGCTGTTCCAGGGTTTCCGCTGTCAGACCTGTGGCTACAAGTTCCACCAGCGCTGCAGCACTGAGGTTCCCCTCATGTGTGTCAACTACGACCAACTAGA CTTGTTGCTAGTGTCCAAGTTCTTCGAGCATCACCCGTTTACCCAGGAGGATGTCTCCTCAGAGGGCACCACCCCTGTGTCTGAGGCCTGTCCATCACTCCCCCCATCGGACTCCACCGG GTCTATATGCCACTCCACTGTGTCCCCGTCTAAGTCTATACCCATCCCTCCCAGTTTCCGGCCCAACGAGGAGGACCACCGCAACCAGTTTGGCCAGCGGGACCGTTCGTCCTCCGCCCCGAACGTCCATATCAATACCATCGAGCCTGTCAACATCGAT GACCTGATTCGAGATCAGGGCTTGCCAAGGTCAGATGGAG CCCCCCCGACCCACCCCGCCCGCTGCTTGAGGAAGCACCGAACACGGACCTCAAGCCCCCTCCTATACTCCTACCCCAATGACATAGTGTTTGATTTTGAGCCCGAGCCTGTTTTCCGAG GCTCCGCCGCAGGGCTGTCGGCCACACCTCCCGCCTCTTTACCTGGCTCTCTGACCAATGTCAAGGTTCCACAGAAGTCACCATGCCAACAGAGGGAGCGCAAGTCGTCGTCCTCGTCCGAGGACCGCAATAAGATG AAAACCCTGGGGAGAAGGGACTCCAGCGACGACTGGGAAATCCCCGAGGGTCAGATCACTCTGGGTCAGAGGATAGGCTCTGGATCCTTCGGAACTGTCTTCAAGGGAAAGTGGCATG GTGACGTGGCAGTGAAGATGTTGAACGTCACCGCACCCACACCACAACAGCTTCAGGCCTTCAAGAATGAAGTGGGAGTCCTCAG gaAAACGCGTCATGTGAACATCCTGCTGTTCATGGGCTACACCACCAAGCCTCAGCTGGCCATCGTGACCCAGTGGTGTGAAGGCTCCAGCCTGTACCACCACCTGCACATCATCGAGACCAAGTTTGAGATGATCAAGCTAATCGACATCGCCCGGCAGACCGCTCAGGGCATGGA TTATCTGCACGCCAAATCAATCATCCACAGAGATCTGAAGAGCAACA ATATTTTCCTCCACGAGGATCTGACGGTGAAGATTGGTGACTTTGGTCTGGCTACGGTCAAGTCCCGCTGGAGTGGCTCCCACCAGTTTGAACAGCTGTCTGGCTCCATACTCTGGATG GCTCCAGAGGTGATCCGGCTGCAGGACAAGAACCCCTACAGCTTCCAGTCAGATGTCTACGCCTTCGGCATCGTGCTGTACGAGCTCATGTCAGGAGCACTGCCCTACTCCAACATCAACAACAGAGACCAG ATCATATTTATGGTAGGTCGAGGTTACCTGTCTCCTGACCTCAGCAAGGTGCGCAGCAACTGTCCAAAGGCCATGAAGAGACTTATGGCCGACTgcctgaagaagaagagagaggagcgacCTCTCTTCCCTCAG ATCTTGGCGTCCATCGAGCTGCTGGCTCGTTCATTACCCAAAATCCACCGCAGCGCCTCAGAGCCTTCGCTAAACCGAGCCGGCTTTCAGACGGAGGACTTCAGCTTGTATGCCTGCGCCTCACCCAAAACCCCCATCCAGGCCGTTGGCTATG GGGAGTTTTCGGCATTTAAGTAA
- the mrps33 gene encoding small ribosomal subunit protein mS33: MAGLSSYAVRIARLSAQIFGEVVRPTDSKSMRVVRLFQEPPMAKRKEVYDWYPQHKVYFAMTQKLRFMGLFRDEHEDFKDDMLRQKKLRGKGKPKKGEGRRATRKK; the protein is encoded by the exons ATGGCTGGTCTGTCCAGCTATGCCGTGCGCATAGCCAGACTGAGCGCACAAATCTTCGGGGAGGTCGTGCGACCGACAGACTCGAAATCTATGAGGGTGGTGCGGCTGTTCCAGGAGCCTCCCATGGCCAAGAGGAAGGAGGTGTACGACTGGTACCCACAGCACAAGGTTTACTTTGCCATGACGCAGAAGCTCAGGTTCATGGGACTGTTCAG AGACGAGCATGAAGACTTCAAGGACGACATGCTTCGCCAGAAGAAACTGAGAGGGAAAGGGAAAccaaagaaaggagaggggagaagagcgACTCGGAAGAAATGA
- the braf gene encoding serine/threonine-protein kinase B-raf isoform X4: protein MIKLTQEHLEALLDKFGGEHNPPSIYLEAYEEYTSKLDALQQREQQLLEAMGNGTDFSSSPNPMPALLEVKMVGCGVTGGAQAYPSAPNTLAVLQTPTDASRANPRSPQKPIVRVFLPNKQRTVVPARCGMTVRDSLKKALMMRGLIPECCAVYRIQDGEKKPIGWDTDISWLTGEELHVEVLENVPLTTHNFVRKTFFTLAFCDFCRKLLFQGFRCQTCGYKFHQRCSTEVPLMCVNYDQLDLLLVSKFFEHHPFTQEDVSSEGTTPVSEACPSLPPSDSTGSICHSTVSPSKSIPIPPSFRPNEEDHRNQFGQRDRSSSAPNVHINTIEPVNIDDLIRDQGLPRSDGAPPTHPARCLRKHRTRTSSPLLYSYPNDIVFDFEPEPVFRGSAAGLSATPPASLPGSLTNVKVPQKSPCQQRERKSSSSSEDRNKMKTLGRRDSSDDWEIPEGQITLGQRIGSGSFGTVFKGKWHGDVAVKMLNVTAPTPQQLQAFKNEVGVLRKTRHVNILLFMGYTTKPQLAIVTQWCEGSSLYHHLHIIETKFEMIKLIDIARQTAQGMDYLHAKSIIHRDLKSNNIFLHEDLTVKIGDFGLATVKSRWSGSHQFEQLSGSILWMAPEVIRLQDKNPYSFQSDVYAFGIVLYELMSGALPYSNINNRDQIIFMVGRGYLSPDLSKVRSNCPKAMKRLMADCLKKKREERPLFPQILASIELLARSLPKIHRSASEPSLNRAGFQTEDFSLYACASPKTPIQAVGYGEFSAFK, encoded by the exons ATGATAAAGTTGACACAAGAACACTTAGAGGCCCTTCTGGACAAGTTTGGAGGAGAACACAATCCTCCTTCCATATATCTCGAG GCCTATGAGGAGTACACAAGTAAACTGGATGCCCTGCAGCAGAgggagcagcagctgctggaggcCATGGGCAACGGCACAGACTTCTCCAGCTCTCCTAATCCCATGCCAGCCCTTCTGGAGGTCAAGATGGTAGGCTGTGGGGTTACAGGGGGGGCTCAAGCCTATCCCTCAGCCCCCAACACCTTGGCTGTGCTGCAGACCCCCACCGACGCCAGCCGAGCCAACCCCCGCTCCCCCCAGAAGCCCATCGTCAGGGTCTTCCTGCCCAACAAACAGAGAACAGTG GTCCCGGCCCGCTGTGGGATGACTGTGAGAGACTCGCTGAAGAAAGCTCTGATGATGCGAGGCCTCATTCCAGAGTGCTGTGCGGTCTACAGAATACAGGACGG aGAGAAGAAGCCGATTGGCTGGGACACAGACATCTCCTGGCTGACAGGGGAGGAGTTACATGTAGAAGTGTTGGAGAATGTGCCGCTCACCACACACAACTTT GTCAGGAAGACCTTCTTCACGCTGGCCTTCTGTGACTTCTGTAGAAAGCTGCTGTTCCAGGGTTTCCGCTGTCAGACCTGTGGCTACAAGTTCCACCAGCGCTGCAGCACTGAGGTTCCCCTCATGTGTGTCAACTACGACCAACTAGA CTTGTTGCTAGTGTCCAAGTTCTTCGAGCATCACCCGTTTACCCAGGAGGATGTCTCCTCAGAGGGCACCACCCCTGTGTCTGAGGCCTGTCCATCACTCCCCCCATCGGACTCCACCGG GTCTATATGCCACTCCACTGTGTCCCCGTCTAAGTCTATACCCATCCCTCCCAGTTTCCGGCCCAACGAGGAGGACCACCGCAACCAGTTTGGCCAGCGGGACCGTTCGTCCTCCGCCCCGAACGTCCATATCAATACCATCGAGCCTGTCAACATCGAT GACCTGATTCGAGATCAGGGCTTGCCAAGGTCAGATGGAG CCCCCCCGACCCACCCCGCCCGCTGCTTGAGGAAGCACCGAACACGGACCTCAAGCCCCCTCCTATACTCCTACCCCAATGACATAGTGTTTGATTTTGAGCCCGAGCCTGTTTTCCGAG GCTCCGCCGCAGGGCTGTCGGCCACACCTCCCGCCTCTTTACCTGGCTCTCTGACCAATGTCAAGGTTCCACAGAAGTCACCATGCCAACAGAGGGAGCGCAAGTCGTCGTCCTCGTCCGAGGACCGCAATAAGATG AAAACCCTGGGGAGAAGGGACTCCAGCGACGACTGGGAAATCCCCGAGGGTCAGATCACTCTGGGTCAGAGGATAGGCTCTGGATCCTTCGGAACTGTCTTCAAGGGAAAGTGGCATG GTGACGTGGCAGTGAAGATGTTGAACGTCACCGCACCCACACCACAACAGCTTCAGGCCTTCAAGAATGAAGTGGGAGTCCTCAG gaAAACGCGTCATGTGAACATCCTGCTGTTCATGGGCTACACCACCAAGCCTCAGCTGGCCATCGTGACCCAGTGGTGTGAAGGCTCCAGCCTGTACCACCACCTGCACATCATCGAGACCAAGTTTGAGATGATCAAGCTAATCGACATCGCCCGGCAGACCGCTCAGGGCATGGA TTATCTGCACGCCAAATCAATCATCCACAGAGATCTGAAGAGCAACA ATATTTTCCTCCACGAGGATCTGACGGTGAAGATTGGTGACTTTGGTCTGGCTACGGTCAAGTCCCGCTGGAGTGGCTCCCACCAGTTTGAACAGCTGTCTGGCTCCATACTCTGGATG GCTCCAGAGGTGATCCGGCTGCAGGACAAGAACCCCTACAGCTTCCAGTCAGATGTCTACGCCTTCGGCATCGTGCTGTACGAGCTCATGTCAGGAGCACTGCCCTACTCCAACATCAACAACAGAGACCAG ATCATATTTATGGTAGGTCGAGGTTACCTGTCTCCTGACCTCAGCAAGGTGCGCAGCAACTGTCCAAAGGCCATGAAGAGACTTATGGCCGACTgcctgaagaagaagagagaggagcgacCTCTCTTCCCTCAG ATCTTGGCGTCCATCGAGCTGCTGGCTCGTTCATTACCCAAAATCCACCGCAGCGCCTCAGAGCCTTCGCTAAACCGAGCCGGCTTTCAGACGGAGGACTTCAGCTTGTATGCCTGCGCCTCACCCAAAACCCCCATCCAGGCCGTTGGCTATG GGGAGTTTTCGGCATTTAAGTAA